The Caloenas nicobarica isolate bCalNic1 chromosome Z, bCalNic1.hap1, whole genome shotgun sequence region GGCCCACACCAAGAATGATCTGGGCCAGCTGGACCATGGAGGTGAGAGCAGCGCAGTCGATGCCCTTCCCTCTCTCATTATCTCCAGCTTGTTCCCCGTCCTGCAGCTTCAGGCTCTGAAAAtaagcacaaaacaaaactcagtaAAATAAGACAGCTCCGATAACTTGCAGCTCTCAGGCAGTGTTCTGTCCTGACCCCCAGATGCAGCAGGATGGGtcaacagtgtccctggcagccaagagggcaaccgtgtcctgggtgcatccagcacagcatggccagccgggcagggaggggattgtcccgctctgctctgcactggtgcggcctcacctggagcactgggtgcaggtctgggcaacacaggataaacaggatataaagctgctggagagtgtccagaagagggctatgaagttggtgaagggtttggaggggaagccgtatgaggagcggcttaagtcacttggtttgttcagcctggaggatcATGTGTCATCATATGCGTCATATGTGTCATAGCATGCGTCATCATAAAtagtttgaaattaaaattaaaagctgctCACCAGTTGTATCCAGTTTTCACCCAAAACAGACTAAACAGACCCAGACAGATATAAACTTACCTTTCTTTAGACATTgaactcacctcttcttccctgTGATACTCTGCAATGAGTTGGAAAGGCACCGTGTACAGTGTGCTGGACATGACACCAAATAGGGAACACAGAGCCAGAGTGGAATGGACGTGGGGAAACAAGCCAATTAATCCAGTACCCAATCCAAAAAGTAGGTATCCAATGAAATAAAGTCCCTTTAATCCTATGTATGGCAGAAGGATTTTCTGCATGTCTgtgaaagaaagtgaaaaagctGGTAAGACTAAACCAGAACAGGTTAGATTTCATGAGGGAGTTCCTTTCgggggttttattttgtaaaatgcaATAAAGGAGATAATCTTACTGATTTTGGAAGTTGCCTCAAATTATTGTAGGTATAAACTTGCCAAAGAACTCTTGCTTTCTCTGGGGATAGCCTTATTCTGGCATAGCCAACTCCAGAGAAGTAGTTAACAACCACTCTGGAAGAACTGCCCCCATTGACAACCTCAGACATTTCCGCTGTTTGATTATAATGCGAACATTTGGCACCAATCTCTATCTGAGCTGAGAAAGGCACTACAGAAATGCCTGCAGTTAAGCTCCAAAGGGGAAAAGATTTCCCTCAAGCCTCTTTTAGATGCTCAATTCAGCCCCCAAAATGCTACTCATTTGAGTTTTCAGATcacaagcaatttttttaatccttggTAAGAACTATGGTGAAATCTATCTGGGGAACTGTGCTAGCATATTTACACATAATTTTGGAGAGCAAGGTTCATGCTTCTGGCAAGAACTTCTACTGCATTGTGAAAGAGTTATGTCATGAGAAATACAGATGGGAAGAGGCCACCAGAGGGACATTTGAGAACCTATAGCTACACCAGCGCTAGGTGAAAGAACATCTCAGAATGATGCCCATGGCAtggatttctgtctgaaattTAGCCTCAGGATGATTTTCAGCATTCAGGGTCAGTCCACATGCAGAGCAATGCCTTAACCCAAAGTGACCCCTCATCATATGGTCAGGAAGTGTTCACGTTGAGATACAAGTTTCTAACAATGCTGAGAATGTAACATTTCTTAACgttttaaagtggaaaaaaacccagttagTTTGGCattgctctatttttttaaactatgtcAAATAGCAAACAGTTTAAACATAGTTTCAAAACAAAGTGTTGGAGTACTTTCCTGGGTACTTACAGGAATAGACTGATGAAGCGATTGCATTGATGCACAGCCCCCAGCATCCCATCTCTACTCCTGTTTTATAGGTAAGGTAAAGCGTGGAGTTATGAGGTGCATAAGGACTACCCTGGTATACAACCTGGAAGAGACCACAAGATCACAGAAGGCAAGGATGGACTGCATGTATATAATGCATCTCTCAGAGGGGAACAGGGTACCCCACTCAGGGCCTCATCCCTGGCAGAGGAGATAATTAGCACCCAAGAAATCTGTTAAGGCGTGCTAAAACTATCCTTTCACAGTTCACTAAGTTTCACACTCATTTCTCCCAGATTCACACATCCCAGGTTCCTCCTGATTTATTACGCTCTGCCTTTTCCTGGGCTGTCCACACTGActtgtttgctctttttcctttggagGTCTTGGTTCccactctccttctctctccactTCTGTCTTCTTGCCTTAGtctttctttcctgaatttatctacaattaattttttgttttctctttcaggcttACCCCAACACACTCATTTTTTCCACCCAGTAATTGTCTTACTCAGTTTCTTATCTAGGCAAgcaaaattttttctttcagttgttcATATacactgcagagagaaaaaaacaaccaaacaaacaaccccaacaacaacaaaaccagcaacaacagccaaaaccccacaaccctcCCTCTCACctacagagacagaaaaaggcaaggaaatgggAATATTGCatggaaatcacagaaaaaaaaaaaaaaaaaaaaaagtggcagtGAGACGATTCATGCCAGGAGCATATTTGTACCCTGGAAGAAAGGAGGCAGACAAGGTCATATAGGCAATAATCACTGGCAGGTAAATAGTCTTACAGCCTATGAATAGTGTGGGAAAGGGAGCACTGGGTATCGGGAAGGCAAATAATAGCTGGCAGAAGGGACTCAGGGAAAGGTTTAAAGGGGCACGGCAGGGACAGCCAAATTTAGGAGACGAGCTTTCAGCTACCCAGTATCTCACTGTGTGCAAAGCGCTGCAGAGCCTGAggccagggatgctgcagggcaggtgGACATCTCTGTTCCAACAGTGCCAGGACATGGACAGCTGCGTCCAAGCAACATCAGCATTACTTTAGTTAGGAAACGTGCCCACCTCGGAGGGGCTCCAGAGCCAGAGCAGAGAATAGATGTGTTTGGAACAGCTCTGAGAGTTTCATGTGGGACAGCTAAATAGATACAAATAGCCTTATGAATACTAAAAGGTTTTCCCCAAAGATCCAACAGACTGGCTTGGAACAAGGGCCTGAGATCAATTAGCTTGTTTACAAAACTCTTGTTGAGCCATCCAGACACAGCTGGCTCTGCGACCACTGTAATTCCTTCAGGATTATAACGCtgtcttatttattttcagtggagAAGGAGATGTTatgaggaaagagaagtgaGAGGATTTTATGCTTTTACCTGTCCCATGAAATCCGTGAAGAAAAGCATGTTGGACAGGAAAGCCATCCATCCAAAGAGGTGGCTCACACACAGATAGCGATAGTGGGATGGCATATTTAGAAGTGTCTTCAGGAGTGATTTAAGGGTCATCCGCCTTTGATCCTGAAAGCAGGTATATAACAATAATACAGTATTATTGCCCTGAAGGCTAATAAAACAGCTGATAGCACATGAAAGGCCTCAGCACCGGTTTTTTGCTAAACTTCAcagttttttactttttgggGAGGAAGGGTTGCTTGGGTAGTGAATGTCCTTCAATATATATTTGATTTGTAGGGCCACTGCCTAATAAAGTCACCTGAAAGATTCACAGAGActctgggagagctgggatGTATCAGCAAGGACGTATAATTTCTTCGTGTTATGATCAGTAGGATTATTATTTACCTgtacaaaccccaaaccagaagcaaaaataatttctttatagAGACAATCAGCTTTACATTGAAAATTTAAAGCTGCCACAGAAAAAACTGAAACTCAAAATACCTCTTGAGAATTAGAACGTAACAGTTGTGGAACACAGCACTTCTGAGACCTTGTTGCCATTACCTTCTATGTGCTAAATTCCCTAGAAAACTTCACCTCTTCTGGCATATCGTAAGATTTCCACTATGTACTGTCCTCCCCTCCACGAAGCAGGGAGAGACTGTGGTACATCACAGGAGACAGAGCACCACTCAAAATCCTAGCGCCCAGAGAacaccagctccagcacctgAATGCCTCATCCCATGGCAGAAATATCTCattcaaaaaaaatcccattattTGTGTTGGTTAACAAATCTCACTGATGGGGAAAACCAAAATTTTGCACCACCTTCAATGCCCCATCttatttccctcctctttttctgAGCCCTGTGCCTCAAAATTTTTCCAGACACATTCATCAGATCACTTGTGTCATATGAATTTTTTCAGTACTGTAGGTGGCTTGATGTCAGGCATTTGTGACACACAATTCTTACTGCTTTGAAGTTCCTGCAtagttctttgcttttaaagaaaaaaaaaagatattgttTTATCTGTATATGATGGAATACTTCGAATTTTCTCTAGTGATGTTTGGAGGTAACATTGTTGGGACAGATGGTAAGGGGATCCGTGTGATCATGAAATGTGGAAGAACTGTAAAAGTTATGTTCATTACTGGTAATCTGAATTTTTGCCTTCAATTTGCTGGAAGATAGCGACATTTTTCACTCCCTTCAATGTTCTGCTTTTCAcagttctgttttcctttgaactAGGTTATGCTGCAAGCTACTGTATGAATAATCACCACATATAAACTTGGGAAATACTTTGCTCCAGTGAGAGGTTTTTAATCCTCATAGGAATGCCAAAATTCAAGTTGCGGAGTTTCACCTTGAACTGCCTGTTGTCTAAATCCCTTGGAGTTTCTCTGGGCATCCCTGTCTGTTTTAAACAGGGTAAGCTTCCTATTCTTCTATAGttgtaaaaaaaacaacaaaaaaatccacattgtCTCATTAGTGTTATTTCAAGGACCATAACTATCGTCTGACTTTAATTTTCAACTCTTCCACATGGTtctttaaaacagcttttccaaTCAAAGTGTTAACATAAGGTCAGGGAACTACAAAGGATACTGCTCTAATTGCAAACAATAATTTGACAGCTAGATAGAAACACTTGCTTTCTATTTAGATATTTTAGAGAGTGGAAatggaaactgaaatgtttAATGCACACATTCGATACACAGCAACACACAAACCCCGATCTAATTTAAACGATGTGTTGAAGTTTGGCTCTGTTTAAGTGCCTTATCCTTCAAAAGCTCACAATGCCCAACCATTTTATCTATAAAATCTCTACAACTCAAGGCCTAAGATGATTCTTAAGGATATAGAGGAATCAATATGACTTGGGTTTTATGGCAGTAGATCCTGAGTAACTTGAcacaaaagtaaagaaaaaaatatgcatgaCTTTTAATGTGTGTTTATACTGTAACAGGTCAAATCTGATAAATAATCAGTGTAGCTATTAGCACATAAGATCACAGTCCTTAATTTAGAAGATATAGGCCCATGATGCctgcagcaaaaaaagagacacagaaaaacaggaagcCAAACCACTTATTCAAGGAAGCAATTACAGTAATGAATGAACTCAAAAAACATGTACCACAAGAGACAGACAATTAAGGCAGTGACTGTCCGGAATTTATAGATACCCAGGCACATCAAGAAAACATGAGACAGATCAAAGCCTCTGACAGACTGTCcagataaaaatacagagagGAGGTCAATGGCACAAGCTGTCCCACAGTGGACACCAGAGCTTTGCCTTGGGTGTCAGATGTGACTGATTCAGTGGAATCGGTTCTTGCCAAGGTAGAGGCTACCCCGGCCCATAGTCTGCTCCCCGTGCTTTCAATGCACCTGCTCTCTCTTCACTtaccttccttctttttttagaGCCCAGTTGGGCCAAGCAGCCAATGACACTCAGCATCTCTGACAATTTGGAGGATGCTCAGAGTGAACAGTGCTGGTGGGGGATGTTGGCTGGTCAGCCTGGCCCACGTTGGGGAAACAGGGACAGCACCATAGTCTGCCAGCCGTGTTCTCCTCACGCATTGTCACTTGCTGTCCCTCTCTGTGTTTGCCCGGCATTTTCATCAGGCAGTGTTCTATTCTACCTCTGTGTGTTGTATTTGgtgtaataatatttttctttgggttAGGAATGCCAAGTGCTATTAtactacaaatgaaaaatagtaaaagacaataaatccCTTTTATTTGTAGCTTAAACATGGGTTTAGGTTTCTAACTTAAAACAGTCTACacattctctgtattttttaccTGATTTATCAAGACCTGTATCAGGGATAAATATACATAACATCAAGAGATCAGAAGGGAAATTAAAACCACAGGCAACTGTTTCATCACTTATTGTTACACTAGGAGCCAGACATACACATTAGCCTTTGTCATTCAGGGTACCATGATAGTGCAGTGAGGATTCCTAACGCTAAAAGtcaacaaaacagtaaaaactattttctgttCCCAAGACCATTCTAGAAATGAGCTCTCCAGACATTTCTCAGGTAAATTCACCTTTTCCTAGTTGCCTTAGATTGAAGCAATTGCTCATAGAAACGCATCAGAAACAGAATAACAGTGATGATTTGAAAGGTCTCGCTATTCTCTCCCACCTAAAGCTCTGCCAAAGACACCGCTAcaaatcacttaaaaataaaactcaaactCTGTAAGTGAGGTAGCATTGTTATAGAAGTAACAATTTTAAACACATCACTACTGTCACTAAATCCTCAATTAAATGCTGAGCAGTAGCATAACTGGAATGTTTACCAGACCAGGGAACAAACACTTCATATGTTTTACATATGTAAGTGCATGGACTTCAATGGGGGTTACAGATTTACATCACAGATTAATGGTCTGTAGTCCTCGTCCAAAATGTGATGTTAATTCTATCAGGAGTGAAGGACAAAGTATATCCTCTTTACAAAATTCACATGAGGAGGGTATCAGGAAACAGACACAGAGCAGAAACCCGAACCTTTTCTCCCTCATCCCTGCCAATTGTTCAAAGTGTCAGGATTAGTCCATCTAGACCCTCTTGGTGGAAATactttataaatttaaaaaaaaaaagagaaaagcaaacaggcTTTCTATTGACCCTGTTATCCTAGTGGAGGATTCTTTTGCTATGTGTAAAGGGGCTCTATTGCAAATAGTCAGCATTAGCTAATTACAGGGTCTCCAAGGATAGAACGATATGGGTTACAAAATCTTACCTCTGTACGTGACGCAACAGCACATTTCTCTGATTTAGTTCCAGACATTATTACAGTACATGTTGATTTGAAGTCACTTTTCTTGAGTTCCTCCTCTAAGGACCTATATTTATAGGATCCAGTCACTTCCAACAACAACTTTGTCTCTTCATTTTCATAACTGAGTGGGACTTCAGGAATACTGAACAAGTGCACAGTAAGGCAGATTAGGAGAACCAAGGCTGCGAAGAAGAAAATCACCTGGAATTCCGATATCAAGGAAAATCCTAGCATGGTGTGACCCCAATCCATAGCACCTGTCATGTAACCCAGGGCTCCTCCCAAACCTACAGGGGtggggaaaaggacaaaaaaaagatCTACTGGCATTGATAAAATAAACAATCCATAGACAATACCCTCAACATGCAATCCCCTCTAGAAATGACTGAATAATAACTCTCCAGATATTAATCACAAGAAGCAGGAATACTGAGCTAAATACACACATAAGCAGTTACCAAAAGATCTCTTGAAAAATATCCTCAGCTCTGGTGGACAGAGGTCTCCAAAAATGCCTGAAGACATAGCAACATGGGCATCCACCTCTTTTCTCtttgagcttttattttctttgaaacagtgagtaatacaaaataaaattctactGAAATTTATGGGGTTTTTAACTTCAAAGAacaaacctttttaaaaattatattgagACTATTTATAGTTTTGAgtttgtaaaatgtattttatacagCTGAATCTAAACAGAAATACTGTCTccatgtgaaattaaaaaaataaaaggaaataaaaccaaatgcGTTTTCTTGTAGTTATCAAAGTCCAAGTACCTCACcacttggaaaagaaaacaaaaaggatcaAATACAAATGTGTAATTCTATTTACTGATTTTCTCAGAAAAGTTAGAATAAAAGGTAAAATGAGAATGTGACCTTGTgtcttgaaattaaaaaaacagtgtTCAGcccaattttttaaaataatattatttttgttatcagTGCATACAGCTCCAGAAGCACAAGAAATTGCACCGTGTACAGAGCTCTGGTAGGGGAAGCAGCTTTGTAGAGTTGTGACACCTTGTTAACTGGGTGGTTCTGCAGGACACGGGAGTCAAGCAGGAAAGAGCATTTGCAGGACTTGGAagcatttctgctcttctgcttaGGAGAGCTGAAGACAATGTATGGCAGACTAAATATCTAACTAAAAGTAACATCTGCTTCACCTAAAAACAAagtgattttaatttcattctgggctttctgtacttttttccctcttggtTCCGATTATGGTCCTCCTTCATTGTGCCGTGCTGGATTTTACAAGTGACTGTATCCTTGCTCATTCTCATGAAAAACAATTAAGCTGTTAATAACTATTTGAAGAaatcccctgccatgagcagggacatctccaactagatcaggttgctcagagccccgtccagcctggccttgaatgtctccagggatggggcatctaccacctctctgggcaacctgggccagtgttttgccaccctcattgtaaaaaatttcttcctcatgtttaaCCTCATGTTTGCACAGAGTGAATGTTAGATATTTGAGGTCTTTGCATACTTGTCCTcatttcagctgggatagagttaattttcttcctaataaCTGCTGTagtgttgtgttttggatttagcatgggaataatgttgataacacactgatggtctagttgttgctgagcagtcaagggcttttcagcttctcattcTGGCCTGCCAGTAAAAAGTTGGGGAGTGCACAAAAGGTTGGaaggagacacagctgggacagctgaccccaatgGACCAAAGGGATATGATGCTATATGATGTCATACTCCACACATAAACCTGGGGAAGAAGAATGAAGAGGGGAACATtcagagtgatggcatttgtcttgtCAAGTAATTGTTGCTCGTGATGGAGTCCGGCTTTCCTGCAGATGACTGAATACCTGTCTGCcaatgggaagtggtgaatgaattcctgttctgctttgcttgtaTACGCagattttgctttacctattaaactgtctttatctcaacccgtaagttttctcacttttacctttCCAGTTCTCTCCTCCATCCTACGGGTGGGTGAGgtgagcgagtggctgcgtggtgcttagttgccagccAGAGTCAAACCACAACAACACTGTTTCGGCAAAAAGTAATCATCACATTGGAGTGCAGTCTGAGCGTGCTTGTTGGATATGTGCACTCTTCCTTCTACTTATCTCA contains the following coding sequences:
- the SLC45A2 gene encoding membrane-associated transporter protein, encoding MALTKESFYGAFPPPSEVAKADMDSSREKEAVLQSVTRTGAMVPKQRTMGRLVMHSMAMFGREFCYAVEAAFVTPVLLSVGLPKNLYSLVWLISPILGFVLQPVVGSASDHCTCSWGRRRPYILSLGIIMLLGMALYLNGDMMISAFIDERNKRRTWAIVITMLGVVLFDFAADFIDGPIKAYLFDVCSHQDKEKGLHYHALLTGLGGALGYMTGAMDWGHTMLGFSLISEFQVIFFFAALVLLICLTVHLFSIPEVPLSYENEETKLLLEVTGSYKYRSLEEELKKSDFKSTCTVIMSGTKSEKCAVASRTEDQRRMTLKSLLKTLLNMPSHYRYLCVSHLFGWMAFLSNMLFFTDFMGQVVYQGSPYAPHNSTLYLTYKTGVEMGCWGLCINAIASSVYSYMQKILLPYIGLKGLYFIGYLLFGLGTGLIGLFPHVHSTLALCSLFGVMSSTLYTVPFQLIAEYHREEESLKLQDGEQAGDNERGKGIDCAALTSMVQLAQIILGVGLGFLVSIAGSVVTMISASTVALIGCCFVAFRVRYVQ